The Streptomyces sp. CC0208 genome window below encodes:
- a CDS encoding cellulose binding domain-containing protein — translation MSMHRRRLNGRNKAIGGVVAAAVVGTGAVLLSGTAQAAGIGAAYTRTSGWSTGYTAQYVVTNNSGAADLAWKLEFDLPSGSKLGSLWNAESAVSGQHVTVTSAKWDTDGLAPGESVTVGFVVNGAADPTGCLVDGAKCSADDTPDPKPTATPKPTATPTATPTSTASPSKGDGFAPYVDTSLYPAFDLLAAADATGVKDYHLAFVTDGGGCTPKWGGVTDLASDAVAAQIGALRAKGGDVRVSFGGASGSELATTCSSADALAAAYGKAVDAYGLTKVDFDVEGGALPNTAANTRRAQAIAKLQDRHPGLDVSYTLPVMPEGLTQDGVDLLANAKSNGVRIDTVNIMAMDYGASYSGDMGTYAEQAATATQAQVKGVLGLSDSAAWKAVGVTPMIGVNDVASEIFKVEDATQLVAFAKAKGLGPLSMWSATRDKQCPGGAKPSADASCSSVVQAPFAFSKAFAAYN, via the coding sequence ATGAGCATGCATCGGCGCAGACTGAACGGCAGGAACAAGGCGATCGGCGGGGTGGTCGCCGCCGCCGTGGTGGGGACCGGCGCGGTCCTGTTGAGCGGGACCGCCCAGGCGGCCGGGATCGGCGCCGCGTACACGAGGACGAGCGGCTGGTCCACGGGGTACACCGCGCAGTACGTCGTCACCAACAACAGCGGGGCGGCGGACCTGGCCTGGAAGCTGGAGTTCGATCTGCCGTCGGGCTCGAAGCTCGGCTCCCTGTGGAACGCCGAGTCGGCGGTGAGCGGGCAACACGTCACCGTGACCTCGGCGAAGTGGGACACCGACGGGCTGGCGCCCGGCGAGTCGGTCACCGTCGGTTTCGTCGTCAACGGCGCCGCCGACCCCACCGGGTGTCTCGTGGACGGCGCGAAGTGCTCCGCCGACGACACCCCCGACCCCAAACCCACCGCCACACCCAAACCCACCGCCACACCCACAGCCACCCCGACCTCCACCGCTTCCCCCTCGAAGGGCGACGGCTTCGCCCCCTACGTCGACACCTCCCTCTACCCCGCCTTCGACCTCCTCGCCGCGGCCGACGCCACCGGCGTGAAGGACTACCACCTCGCCTTCGTCACCGACGGCGGCGGCTGCACCCCCAAGTGGGGCGGGGTCACCGACCTGGCGAGCGACGCCGTGGCCGCGCAGATCGGCGCGCTGCGGGCGAAGGGCGGTGACGTCCGGGTCTCCTTCGGCGGCGCCTCCGGCTCCGAGCTGGCCACGACCTGCTCCTCGGCGGACGCGCTGGCGGCGGCGTACGGCAAGGCCGTGGACGCGTACGGCCTCACCAAGGTCGACTTCGACGTGGAGGGCGGGGCGCTGCCGAACACGGCCGCGAACACCCGGCGCGCGCAGGCGATCGCGAAGCTCCAGGACCGCCACCCCGGCCTGGACGTCTCCTACACCCTCCCGGTGATGCCCGAGGGCCTCACCCAGGACGGGGTCGACCTGCTCGCGAACGCCAAGTCCAACGGCGTGCGGATCGACACCGTGAACATCATGGCGATGGACTACGGGGCCTCGTACAGCGGGGACATGGGCACCTACGCCGAGCAGGCGGCCACGGCCACCCAGGCACAGGTCAAGGGTGTTCTGGGGCTGTCGGACAGCGCCGCCTGGAAGGCGGTCGGGGTCACGCCGATGATCGGGGTCAACGACGTGGCCTCGGAGATCTTCAAGGTCGAGGACGCCACCCAGCTCGTGGCCTTCGCCAAGGCGAAGGGACTGGGCCCGCTGTCGATGTGGTCCGCCACCCGGGACAAGCAGTGCCCCGGCGGTGCGAAGCCCTCCGCCGACGCGAGCTGCAGCTCGGTCGTCCAGGCCCCGTTCGCCTTCTCGAAGGCCTTCGCCGCCTACAACTGA
- a CDS encoding HAMP domain-containing sensor histidine kinase: protein MRWALVKVCLAVTTMVVVAFAVPLGLVIKEMARDRAFSNAERQAAAVAPALSITTDRDQLERVVASAGSDAGMAVHIPADGEGRSAQQAVDIGRRRAAADDIATVRRLGRASTTEVPGGSTLLQPVALSSGEIAVVEVYVPESEVSNGVATAWAVLAGVGIALVVGSVAVADRLGVRMVQPAQKLVEGAHELGEGKLGSRVPEEGPTELRLAAVAFNSMADQVVQLLANERELAADLSHRLRTPLTVLRLNAASLGDGQAAEQTRAAVAQLEREVDTIIRTAREAKPQTAAAGPGAGCDAAEVVRERMGFWSALAEDEGRKWRVAGTERPVRIPVARADLAAALDALLGNVFRHTPEGTAFAVDVHNGEDAVIVLVSDAGPGIRDPEAAMARGRGSGSTGSTGLGLDIVRRLAEATGGDVRIGSSVLGGTEVRVWIQLDGREPVRRGHRVRRRRTGRLVSTFNRPRSLP, encoded by the coding sequence GTGAGATGGGCTCTGGTCAAGGTCTGCCTGGCGGTCACCACCATGGTCGTGGTCGCCTTCGCCGTCCCGCTCGGCCTCGTCATCAAGGAGATGGCCCGGGACCGCGCGTTCTCCAACGCCGAGCGGCAGGCGGCCGCCGTCGCCCCCGCCCTGTCCATCACCACCGACCGCGACCAGCTGGAGCGGGTCGTCGCCTCCGCGGGCTCGGACGCCGGGATGGCCGTCCACATACCGGCCGACGGTGAGGGACGGAGCGCTCAGCAGGCCGTGGACATCGGACGGCGCCGGGCCGCCGCCGACGACATCGCGACCGTGCGCCGACTGGGCCGCGCCTCCACCACCGAGGTGCCCGGCGGCTCCACCCTCCTCCAGCCGGTCGCGCTCAGCTCCGGCGAGATCGCCGTCGTCGAGGTGTACGTCCCCGAGTCCGAGGTGAGCAACGGCGTCGCGACCGCCTGGGCGGTGCTCGCCGGCGTCGGCATCGCGCTCGTCGTCGGCTCGGTCGCGGTCGCCGACCGGCTCGGCGTCCGGATGGTGCAGCCCGCGCAGAAACTCGTCGAGGGCGCCCACGAGCTGGGGGAGGGGAAACTGGGGTCGAGGGTGCCCGAAGAGGGGCCGACCGAACTCAGGCTGGCAGCCGTCGCGTTCAACTCCATGGCCGACCAGGTCGTCCAACTGCTCGCGAACGAAAGGGAGCTGGCCGCCGACCTGTCCCACCGGCTGCGCACCCCGCTGACCGTGCTGCGGCTCAACGCGGCCTCGCTCGGGGACGGTCAGGCCGCCGAGCAGACCCGGGCCGCGGTCGCGCAGCTGGAGCGCGAGGTCGACACCATCATCCGTACCGCCCGGGAGGCCAAACCGCAGACCGCGGCCGCCGGGCCCGGCGCCGGGTGCGACGCGGCCGAGGTGGTCCGCGAGCGGATGGGGTTCTGGTCGGCGCTCGCCGAGGACGAGGGCCGCAAGTGGCGGGTGGCCGGCACCGAGCGGCCGGTGCGCATACCCGTGGCCCGGGCGGACCTCGCCGCCGCCCTCGACGCCCTGCTCGGCAACGTCTTCCGGCACACCCCGGAGGGCACGGCCTTCGCGGTCGACGTGCACAACGGCGAGGACGCGGTGATCGTGCTCGTCTCCGACGCGGGACCCGGCATCCGCGACCCCGAGGCCGCCATGGCCCGCGGGCGGGGGTCCGGCAGCACCGGGTCGACCGGGCTCGGGCTCGACATCGTCCGGCGGCTCGCCGAGGCGACGGGCGGGGACGTACGGATCGGGTCGTCGGTGCTGGGCGGCACCGAGGTGCGGGTCTGGATCCAGCTGGACGGGCGGGAGCCGGTGCGCCGGGGACACCGGGTGCGCAGGCGCAGGACCGGCAGACTGGTCTCGACCTTTAACCGACCCCGATCCCTTCCTTAA
- a CDS encoding response regulator transcription factor: protein MASVLVVEDDQFVRSALIRHLTDAAHTVRSVGTALEALREVAHFRFDVVILDLGLPDLDGSEALKMLRGITDVPVIIATARDDESEIVRLLNAGADDYLTKPFSVEHLSARMAAVLRRSRAAGGDAPPETVLRVGGLSVDPLRRQAELDGVRLDLTRREFDLLAFLAARPGVVVPRKELLAEVWQQSYGDDQTIDVHLSWLRRKLGETAAQPRYLHTLRGVGVKLEPPGGGLPL from the coding sequence ATGGCAAGTGTGCTCGTGGTCGAGGACGACCAGTTCGTTCGTTCGGCGCTCATCCGGCACCTGACCGACGCGGCACACACCGTGCGCAGCGTGGGGACGGCGCTGGAGGCGCTGCGCGAGGTCGCCCATTTCCGTTTCGACGTGGTGATCCTGGACCTCGGTCTGCCCGATCTCGACGGGTCCGAGGCCCTGAAGATGCTGCGCGGGATCACCGACGTCCCGGTCATCATCGCCACCGCCCGGGACGACGAGTCGGAGATCGTCCGCCTGTTGAACGCCGGGGCGGACGACTACCTCACCAAGCCCTTCTCGGTCGAGCACCTCTCCGCCCGGATGGCCGCCGTCCTACGACGGTCCCGGGCCGCCGGAGGCGACGCACCGCCCGAGACCGTGCTGCGCGTGGGCGGCCTGAGCGTCGACCCGCTGCGCCGCCAGGCCGAACTGGACGGCGTCCGACTCGACCTCACCCGCCGCGAGTTCGACCTGCTCGCCTTCCTGGCCGCCCGGCCCGGGGTGGTCGTCCCCCGCAAGGAACTCCTCGCGGAGGTCTGGCAGCAGTCCTACGGCGACGACCAGACGATCGACGTCCATCTGTCGTGGCTCCGGCGCAAGTTGGGCGAGACGGCAGCGCAGCCCCGCTATCTGCACACCCTGCGGGGCGTCGGCGTGAAGCTGGAACCACCGGGCGGGGGGCTGCCGCTGTGA
- a CDS encoding histidine phosphatase family protein yields the protein MAPRILLARHGQTEWSLSGKHTGRTDVPLLEEGRRGAKLLGERLHRAPYDGLPGVEIRTSPLVRARETCELAGFGERAATWDTLMEWDYGTYEGMTPDEIQAVRPGWLIWRDGVPDGESLAEITSRADEVVAWARSADRDVLVFAHGHILRSIGARWLGLPLDFAARVRLNPTSLSVLGWAYGEPAIESWNDLGHLGA from the coding sequence ATGGCACCGCGCATCCTGCTGGCCCGGCACGGACAGACCGAGTGGTCGCTGTCCGGCAAGCACACCGGCAGGACCGACGTGCCGCTCCTGGAGGAGGGCCGGCGGGGCGCCAAGCTGCTCGGCGAGCGGCTGCACCGGGCCCCGTACGACGGCCTTCCCGGGGTGGAGATACGCACCAGCCCGCTGGTACGCGCGCGGGAGACCTGCGAACTCGCCGGGTTCGGGGAGCGGGCGGCCACCTGGGACACGCTCATGGAGTGGGACTACGGCACGTACGAGGGCATGACCCCGGACGAGATCCAGGCGGTGCGGCCGGGCTGGCTGATCTGGCGGGACGGGGTTCCCGACGGGGAGTCCCTGGCGGAGATCACTTCTCGCGCGGACGAGGTCGTCGCGTGGGCGCGCTCGGCGGACCGGGATGTGCTGGTCTTCGCCCACGGGCACATCCTGCGGTCCATCGGCGCGCGATGGCTGGGGTTGCCGCTCGACTTCGCGGCGCGGGTACGGCTTAATCCGACGTCCTTGTCTGTGCTGGGCTGGGCCTATGGAGAGCCGGCGATCGAGAGCTGGAACGACCTGGGGCATCTGGGGGCGTAG
- a CDS encoding AAA domain-containing protein, which yields MTTHAPGDRRAFDPGAEAARATDAILHDTLHGTHRGVVVDSPPGAGKSTLVVRAALELADAGRPLMVVAQTNAQVDDLVLRLAEKNPELPVGRLHSSDADPYDKALDDLPQVRKSAKAGDLTGLPVVISTAAKWGHVKTDEPWAHAIVDEAYQMRSDALLAVAGLFERALFVGDPGQLDPFAIVGSEQWAGLSYDPSASAVTTLLAHNPELPQHRLPVSWRLPASAAPLVSDAFYPYTPFRSGTDHGDRRLTFGVPSDGSGPDRVIDAAAESGWGLLELPARHTPRTDPEAVRAVAAVVRRLLDRGGAATSERSPDPAPLTADRIAVGTAHRDQAAAVRAALADLGVTDVTVDTANRLQGREYDVTVVLHPLSGRPDATAFHLETGRLCVLASRHRHACVVVCRAGVSDLLDDYPSTEPVQLGTLVKFPDGWEANHAVLARLAEHRVAWRP from the coding sequence GTGACCACCCACGCCCCCGGGGACCGCCGGGCCTTCGACCCCGGCGCCGAGGCCGCGCGGGCCACCGACGCGATCCTCCACGACACCCTGCACGGCACCCACCGCGGTGTCGTCGTCGACTCCCCGCCCGGCGCCGGCAAGTCCACCCTCGTGGTCCGCGCGGCGCTCGAACTGGCCGACGCTGGGCGCCCCCTGATGGTCGTGGCGCAGACGAACGCCCAGGTGGACGACCTGGTCCTCAGGCTCGCCGAGAAGAACCCCGAGCTGCCCGTCGGGCGGCTGCACAGTAGTGACGCCGACCCGTACGACAAGGCGCTGGACGACCTGCCCCAGGTCCGCAAGTCGGCGAAGGCGGGGGACCTGACCGGGCTGCCCGTCGTGATCTCCACGGCCGCCAAGTGGGGGCATGTGAAGACCGACGAGCCCTGGGCGCACGCGATCGTCGACGAGGCGTACCAGATGCGCTCGGACGCGCTGCTGGCGGTCGCGGGGCTGTTCGAGCGGGCGCTGTTCGTGGGCGACCCCGGGCAGCTGGACCCGTTCGCGATCGTGGGCAGCGAGCAGTGGGCGGGGCTGTCGTACGACCCCTCGGCCTCGGCGGTGACGACCCTGCTGGCCCACAACCCCGAACTGCCCCAGCACCGGCTGCCGGTGTCCTGGCGGCTCCCCGCCTCGGCCGCGCCCCTGGTCTCGGACGCCTTCTACCCGTACACGCCTTTCCGCAGCGGCACGGATCACGGCGACCGTCGCCTCACCTTCGGCGTCCCTTCGGACGGCTCGGGCCCCGACCGGGTGATCGACGCGGCGGCGGAGTCCGGCTGGGGTCTGCTGGAGCTGCCCGCCCGGCACACCCCGCGCACGGACCCGGAGGCGGTGCGCGCGGTCGCGGCGGTCGTACGGCGTCTCCTCGACCGGGGCGGGGCGGCCACGTCGGAGCGCTCACCGGATCCCGCGCCGCTGACGGCCGACCGCATCGCGGTGGGCACGGCGCACCGGGACCAGGCGGCGGCGGTCCGTGCGGCGCTGGCCGACCTCGGTGTCACGGACGTCACCGTCGACACGGCGAACCGTCTCCAGGGCCGCGAGTACGACGTCACGGTCGTCCTCCACCCGCTCTCCGGCCGGCCCGACGCCACCGCCTTCCACCTGGAGACTGGCCGCCTGTGCGTCCTGGCCTCCCGCCACCGCCACGCCTGCGTCGTGGTGTGCCGCGCGGGCGTGAGCGACCTGTTGGACGACTACCCGTCCACGGAACCGGTCCAGCTGGGAACGCTGGTGAAGTTCCCGGACGGCTGGGAGGCCAACCACGCGGTGCTCGCGCGGCTGGCGGAACACCGGGTGGCGTGGCGGCCGTGA
- a CDS encoding fused MFS/spermidine synthase, translated as MGKSKSSRRGSPAADAVVEPVDGGLAELIPDRERPHAWTLLIDGAPQSHVDLDDPRHLSFEYQRRLGHVIDLVAPPNKPVHAVHLGGGAFTLARYLAATRPRSTQQVVERDAALVQLVRQKLPLEPTARIRVRSVDAREGLAKVPDGWADLVIADVFSGARTPAHLTSTEFLDEVRRALKPGGRYAANLADGPPLAHLRGQIATAAARFPELALVADPTVLRGKRFGNAVLVASDTPLPIAELTRRAASDPHPGRVEHGKALLDFTGGAVPVTDAEAVASPAPPASVFR; from the coding sequence GTGGGTAAGTCCAAAAGCTCTCGCCGTGGCAGCCCGGCCGCCGATGCCGTCGTCGAACCCGTCGACGGCGGCCTCGCCGAGCTCATCCCCGACCGGGAACGCCCGCACGCGTGGACGCTGCTCATCGACGGCGCCCCCCAGTCCCACGTCGACCTCGACGACCCACGCCACCTCTCCTTCGAGTACCAGCGCCGGCTCGGCCACGTCATCGACCTGGTCGCGCCCCCGAACAAGCCCGTGCACGCCGTACACCTCGGCGGCGGCGCGTTCACCCTCGCCCGGTACCTCGCCGCCACCCGGCCCCGCTCCACCCAGCAGGTCGTCGAGCGGGACGCGGCGCTCGTACAACTGGTCCGGCAGAAGCTTCCGTTGGAGCCGACCGCGCGGATACGCGTGCGGTCCGTCGACGCCCGCGAGGGTCTCGCCAAGGTCCCCGACGGATGGGCCGATCTCGTCATCGCCGACGTGTTCAGCGGAGCCAGGACCCCGGCACACCTCACCTCCACCGAGTTCCTCGACGAGGTCCGAAGGGCGCTCAAGCCGGGCGGTCGCTACGCCGCCAACCTCGCCGACGGACCGCCGCTCGCCCATCTCCGCGGCCAGATCGCCACCGCCGCCGCCCGCTTCCCGGAACTCGCCCTCGTCGCCGACCCGACGGTCCTGCGCGGCAAACGCTTCGGCAACGCCGTACTCGTCGCCTCCGACACCCCCCTGCCGATCGCGGAACTGACCCGCCGGGCCGCCTCCGATCCGCACCCCGGCCGCGTCGAACACGGCAAGGCGCTCCTCGACTTCACCGGAGGGGCCGTACCCGTGACGGACGCCGAGGCGGTGGCCTCCCCGGCGCCGCCCGCGTCCGTGTTCCGATGA
- a CDS encoding M6 family metalloprotease domain-containing protein, producing the protein MSREPLPEVPLPRSFPRTFPRPPLRSTAAVFTTMAALAATSLVTGPSVAGPFSSAPCTLERTEAHHSEGLDTWNSAYPRPARALDAVMVFLSFPDAPPLTTPAQLTADHFPATTRFFERASYGRFTLRPHPLRHWIRMPRPSTAYAIQRDWSAADRGTYLRDALAAADGEVDFSRYDVVYFVADPDAPGVDSDATKVVNLDVPLRADHTDIRRVVTVFEKHPPDRLVLAHETGHVFDLPDLYHRPMDGKGDWDTYVGDWDLMGSQFGLAPDLFAWHKWKLGWLERRQVVCVRGPEPTRLTLEPVETGPDRAGIFGLGRGTKLAVVPTGADSALAFEAREAVGSDAAACRQGVLVYRVHSGEASGGGPIQVIDAHPRTEACWENSVYPPLADAPVGVGETFRVPGEHVRVKVTGRTTTGAWDVEIAVG; encoded by the coding sequence GTGTCCCGTGAACCGCTCCCGGAGGTCCCGTTGCCGCGCTCGTTTCCGCGCACTTTTCCGCGCCCGCCCCTGCGCAGCACCGCCGCCGTGTTCACCACCATGGCGGCCCTCGCCGCCACCTCCCTCGTCACCGGGCCCTCGGTCGCCGGGCCCTTCTCCTCGGCGCCCTGCACGCTGGAACGTACCGAGGCGCATCACTCGGAGGGCCTGGACACCTGGAACAGCGCCTATCCGCGTCCGGCCCGCGCCCTCGACGCGGTGATGGTCTTCCTGTCCTTCCCGGACGCCCCACCGCTCACCACCCCGGCCCAGCTGACCGCCGATCACTTCCCGGCCACCACCCGCTTCTTCGAACGTGCCTCCTACGGCCGGTTCACCCTGCGCCCGCACCCGCTGCGGCACTGGATCCGGATGCCGCGCCCGTCGACGGCGTACGCCATACAGCGCGACTGGAGTGCCGCGGACCGGGGCACCTACCTCCGGGACGCGCTCGCCGCGGCGGACGGGGAGGTCGACTTCTCCCGCTACGACGTCGTCTACTTCGTCGCCGACCCGGACGCGCCCGGCGTCGACTCGGACGCCACGAAGGTCGTCAACCTGGACGTGCCGCTGCGGGCCGACCACACGGACATCCGCCGGGTCGTCACGGTCTTCGAGAAGCACCCGCCGGACCGTCTGGTGCTGGCCCACGAGACCGGGCACGTCTTCGACCTGCCGGATCTGTACCACCGGCCGATGGACGGCAAGGGGGACTGGGACACCTATGTCGGCGACTGGGACCTGATGGGCAGCCAGTTCGGCCTGGCCCCCGATCTGTTCGCCTGGCACAAGTGGAAACTGGGCTGGCTGGAGCGGCGGCAGGTGGTGTGCGTACGGGGGCCGGAGCCGACGCGGCTGACACTGGAGCCGGTCGAGACCGGTCCCGACCGCGCCGGGATCTTCGGACTGGGGCGCGGCACGAAGCTCGCGGTCGTACCCACGGGGGCCGACAGCGCACTCGCCTTCGAGGCGCGCGAGGCGGTGGGCAGCGACGCGGCGGCCTGCCGGCAGGGGGTGCTGGTCTACCGCGTCCACAGCGGCGAGGCGTCCGGCGGCGGCCCGATCCAGGTGATCGACGCCCACCCCCGCACCGAGGCCTGCTGGGAGAACTCCGTCTACCCCCCGCTCGCGGACGCCCCCGTCGGCGTGGGCGAGACCTTCCGGGTGCCGGGCGAGCACGTCCGCGTGAAGGTGACGGGACGGACGACCACGGGGGCGTGGGACGTGGAGATCGCCGTCGGGTGA
- a CDS encoding phosphatase PAP2 family protein, translated as MPLTETPGTEAVPQTRLRWWTELPLILLVYACYSAGRLLARGDVTGAVDHGLAILKVEKVLHLNAEHPLNRLFTSQTWIGVPADFWYASLHYLVTPAVLIWLFRSHAVHYRAARTWLMTSTFMGLIGFTLLPTCPPRLLSASHGFVDTMAQYSSYGWWGGEASAPRGMGGMTNQYAAMPSLHVGWALWCGVMLWRYGRTRTTKAAAVAYPLITTIVVMGTANHYFLDAAAGAVVMGLGFLLAPYVSRAAERAIAGVRARIATVSAASRDTEASIVSGGCQTSAGEHIPRQRESRFPGGAEPSAAPTDAGDGAPAAAR; from the coding sequence ATGCCGCTGACCGAGACACCAGGCACCGAGGCAGTCCCGCAGACGCGGCTGCGCTGGTGGACGGAGCTGCCCCTGATCCTGCTGGTGTACGCCTGCTACAGCGCCGGCCGGCTCCTCGCCAGGGGCGATGTCACGGGCGCCGTGGACCACGGCCTGGCGATCCTCAAGGTCGAGAAGGTCCTGCACCTCAACGCCGAGCACCCGCTCAACCGGCTCTTCACCAGCCAGACCTGGATCGGCGTACCGGCCGACTTCTGGTACGCCTCGCTGCACTACCTGGTCACCCCGGCCGTCCTGATCTGGCTCTTCCGCTCGCATGCCGTGCACTACCGCGCGGCCCGCACCTGGCTGATGACGTCGACGTTCATGGGTCTGATCGGCTTCACCCTGCTGCCGACCTGCCCGCCCCGCCTCCTCTCGGCGAGCCACGGCTTCGTCGACACCATGGCCCAGTACAGCTCGTACGGCTGGTGGGGCGGCGAGGCGAGCGCCCCGCGGGGCATGGGCGGCATGACGAACCAGTACGCGGCCATGCCGAGCCTGCACGTCGGCTGGGCCCTGTGGTGCGGTGTGATGCTGTGGCGCTACGGCAGGACGCGTACGACGAAGGCCGCGGCCGTCGCCTACCCGCTGATCACCACCATCGTGGTCATGGGCACCGCGAACCACTACTTCCTCGACGCGGCCGCGGGGGCGGTGGTGATGGGGCTCGGGTTCCTGCTCGCCCCGTACGTCAGCCGGGCGGCCGAGCGGGCCATAGCAGGAGTCCGCGCCCGGATAGCCACCGTTTCCGCCGCCTCCCGGGACACAGAGGCATCAATTGTCAGTGGCGGATGCCAGACTTCCGCGGGTGAGCACATTCCACGGCAGCGCGAGTCACGCTTCCCAGGCGGAGCCGAGCCGAGTGCCGCTCCCACGGACGCGGGGGACGGCGCTCCGGCAGCGGCTCGCTGA
- a CDS encoding tetratricopeptide repeat protein: MASSMVTSSQSPTPPRPNLEFRRLRGQRSPAEFAAMVRRAAREIGESVSCDARYVGRVEAGEIRCPNYAYERVFLHMFPGRTLSDLGFASRASVRGRRGRPPSETQGTHEPYDTQDTQDPDETYDNYEESDVLRRAFMTGGGATVAAASLGPLGLALDAAAAGRPVRRAGTGEAGALEEAVRRIRLLDDRHGADGLYQRAAAPLRAAYALLDAGATRQTTADRLHSGAGELAISVGWLAHDSGRFDDARSHYAEALATARVTGDDALEAHAFCNTAFLARDAGRPREAVRAAQAAQRVARPLGSARLMSLLALREAGGWAGLADRTGCEQALARAQAYFERGHSDADPEWMSFYGEAELEGLEAQCWSTLGDWRRAARHARRAADLQDPHFTRNIALYTAELADDLARCGHPDEGAAAGLRVLELLGEVQSSRIQTMLAATARVLLPHRRAPGVSAFLERHASTPRST, translated from the coding sequence ATGGCGTCGTCAATGGTGACCTCGTCCCAGTCCCCCACACCACCGAGGCCGAACCTCGAGTTCCGGCGCCTGCGCGGACAGCGCTCGCCGGCCGAGTTCGCCGCGATGGTGCGACGGGCCGCGCGCGAGATCGGCGAGAGCGTCAGCTGCGACGCACGCTATGTGGGCCGTGTCGAGGCGGGCGAGATCCGCTGCCCCAACTACGCGTACGAGCGGGTGTTCCTGCACATGTTCCCCGGCCGCACGCTCTCCGACCTGGGCTTCGCCTCCCGCGCCTCCGTACGCGGACGCCGGGGGCGCCCCCCGAGTGAGACACAGGGGACGCACGAGCCGTATGACACGCAGGACACGCAGGACCCCGACGAGACGTACGACAACTACGAGGAGAGCGACGTGCTGCGTCGCGCATTCATGACCGGCGGGGGCGCCACCGTCGCCGCCGCCTCACTGGGCCCCCTCGGGCTCGCGCTCGACGCCGCGGCCGCCGGACGGCCGGTCCGCCGCGCCGGGACGGGCGAGGCGGGCGCCCTGGAAGAGGCCGTGCGCAGAATCCGGCTGCTCGACGACCGGCACGGCGCCGACGGCCTGTACCAGCGCGCGGCGGCTCCCCTGCGCGCCGCCTACGCGCTCCTGGACGCCGGCGCGACCCGGCAGACGACCGCCGACCGGCTGCACTCGGGCGCGGGTGAACTCGCCATCTCGGTGGGCTGGCTCGCGCACGACTCCGGGCGGTTCGACGATGCCCGCTCGCACTACGCGGAGGCCCTCGCGACGGCCCGGGTGACCGGTGACGACGCCCTGGAGGCGCACGCCTTCTGCAACACCGCATTCCTCGCGCGCGACGCGGGACGGCCGCGAGAGGCGGTACGGGCCGCGCAGGCAGCCCAACGGGTCGCCCGGCCCCTGGGTTCGGCCCGGCTCATGTCGCTGCTCGCGCTGCGCGAGGCGGGCGGCTGGGCGGGGCTCGCCGACCGCACCGGGTGCGAGCAGGCGCTCGCCCGCGCGCAGGCCTACTTCGAGCGGGGCCACTCGGACGCCGACCCCGAGTGGATGAGCTTCTACGGCGAGGCCGAGCTGGAGGGCCTGGAGGCGCAGTGCTGGTCCACGCTGGGCGACTGGCGCCGGGCCGCCCGGCACGCGCGCCGCGCGGCGGATCTCCAGGACCCGCACTTCACCCGCAACATCGCGCTGTACACGGCCGAGCTCGCCGACGACCTGGCCCGCTGCGGCCACCCGGACGAGGGGGCGGCGGCGGGGCTGCGGGTGCTGGAGCTGCTGGGCGAGGTCCAGTCGTCCCGCATCCAGACGATGCTGGCGGCGACGGCGAGGGTGCTGCTGCCGCATCGTAGGGCGCCGGGGGTCTCGGCGTTTCTGGAACGCCATGCATCGACGCCGAGGTCCACGTGA
- a CDS encoding bifunctional DNA primase/polymerase has protein sequence MSTRDEPFTDRFDVCGVTADGAAWLASAGTYPRSTLSLWEDHPAAPVVLPCGTAFDVVSAPAVFGRRMLDRLWDEGPGSGPVATFRGRMLLFAAPGTAQRLPSLLRWEEFGRTGAIPPLLCHGTGDAVTVPAPLSAAKSALTSRWLVAPDTRHPWLPGPEILLWAAVRAARTAVRISIFPPADQDAKVYDVSRRR, from the coding sequence ATGAGCACTCGCGACGAACCGTTCACCGACCGCTTCGACGTCTGCGGCGTCACCGCGGACGGGGCCGCCTGGCTCGCCTCGGCAGGAACGTATCCGCGCAGCACCCTGTCGCTGTGGGAGGACCACCCCGCCGCCCCGGTCGTCCTGCCCTGCGGCACCGCCTTCGACGTGGTCAGCGCTCCCGCGGTCTTCGGGCGCCGGATGCTCGACCGGCTGTGGGACGAGGGTCCGGGCTCGGGGCCGGTGGCCACGTTCCGGGGCCGGATGCTCCTGTTCGCGGCGCCGGGCACGGCACAGCGGCTGCCGTCCCTGCTGCGGTGGGAGGAGTTCGGCCGTACCGGGGCGATCCCGCCCCTGCTGTGCCACGGCACCGGCGACGCGGTGACCGTACCGGCCCCGCTCAGCGCCGCGAAATCCGCACTCACCTCGCGCTGGCTGGTCGCCCCCGACACCCGTCACCCCTGGCTGCCGGGCCCGGAAATCCTGCTCTGGGCAGCCGTCCGCGCGGCCCGCACCGCCGTGCGGATATCGATTTTTCCCCCAGCCGATCAGGATGCTAAGGTCTACGACGTCAGCAGGCGCCGCTAG